The sequence AAAATGTTACTGAATAGTTACATTTTATTGAATATAAAAATATAGTATTTTTTTTAAATGGTTTAAAATCCCTGAAAGGTTGAAAGGTGTAAATTTTTAAGGGTAGTATTACCTTGCCATTTAGATGATTTGACCTACACTTCCCTTTGATAAAGAAGGGTGGAGATATTATTTTCGTACTTATCGCTACGATCTAAATGGAAATCCTCCTTTGTTATCAATAACTACGGATAAAGTCTTAGAAAGTTCCAACTTGTATTTAAACTTCTAAAACAACGGGGCAAATTATATGTACTTCCTATTTTATATCAGAAAATACAAACGGACTTATATTAATTTACCCCAATAGTAACATGTGTTAATGGATGAATTGTTTCAAAAGAATACATACCAATTATGTATTTAAATTTCTATGTTTTATATAAACTTACAGAAAATTTACACTTGGTTAATATTAGTAAAACAAACATTTTATACAATAGAGTACAAGCATGTGAAGAAGGGAGAGTAGGTAATTCATGGTAAGAGAAAAGTTTACGGCGTTCTTTTTAGCCATCGCTTTGGCTTTATTAGCTTTTCCAATTAGTCTTCAAGCAGAAGGAGTAGAGGATACAGCTCCAGAAATTAGTCCGGATCTTCCAAATGGCAAACGTGTTTTATTTGATAATACGCACGGTCAAACAGCTGGACAAGCGGACTGGGTTATTGATGGAGCTTTTTCAGATTTTGCAGAAGGTATTGCTAAAAATGGATATGAAGTAAAAGAACTGCGGCAAAAAGACCCATTTGATGTGGGGGATTTAATACCTTATGACGTTTTTATCATACCAGAAGCAAATATACCTTTTAAGAAAGAGGAACAAGCTGCCATAGTGGAATATGTAGAAAATGGAGGAAGTGTCTTTTTTATTTCAGATCATTATAATGCAGATCGTAATAAAAACCGCTGGGATTCCTCGGAGATTATGAACGGTTTTCGACGAGGAGCATTTGATAATCCTTTAAAAGGCATGGATAAAGAGGAAAGAGAATCTACAGCGATGCAAAATGTAGAAAGCTCTGACTGGCTATCCAATCATTTTGGAATACGGTTTCGCTATAATGCTCCCGGAACAGTCGTAGCAGATCAAGTTGTGGCTCCTAAGGACTCTTTTAATATTACTAAAGGTATAAGCAAAGTTACTATGCATGCCGGGTCTACACTTGCAATTACAAATCCTGATACTGCGAAGGGAATTGTTTATTTACCAGATAACTTAGATGAAAGTAATAAATGGGGACCAGCCGTAGATGAAGGAATTTATCACGGTGGTGGAAAAGAAGAGGGTCCATATGTTGCTATATCCAAATTAAAGCGTGGAAAAGCCGCTTTCATTGGCGACTCTTCGCCTGTTGAAGACGCAACACCAAAATATCGTAATGAAGAGACAGGAAAGCCGAAAAGAACGTATGATGGTTTTCAGGAAGCGGATAACGCAGAGTTGTTATTAAATATGGTTGATTGGTTGGCTGAAGATGAAAACTATGCTCGATTTTCAGATACGGAAATTCCATTAGATGATGTTTCTCCAATGCTAGAAAAAGAGTTGCCAATAAATACAACGGAG is a genomic window of Virgibacillus proomii containing:
- a CDS encoding DNA-binding protein; this encodes MVREKFTAFFLAIALALLAFPISLQAEGVEDTAPEISPDLPNGKRVLFDNTHGQTAGQADWVIDGAFSDFAEGIAKNGYEVKELRQKDPFDVGDLIPYDVFIIPEANIPFKKEEQAAIVEYVENGGSVFFISDHYNADRNKNRWDSSEIMNGFRRGAFDNPLKGMDKEERESTAMQNVESSDWLSNHFGIRFRYNAPGTVVADQVVAPKDSFNITKGISKVTMHAGSTLAITNPDTAKGIVYLPDNLDESNKWGPAVDEGIYHGGGKEEGPYVAISKLKRGKAAFIGDSSPVEDATPKYRNEETGKPKRTYDGFQEADNAELLLNMVDWLAEDENYARFSDTEIPLDDVSPMLEKELPINTTEPKEEPWNEPLAGYDWFDPLTFAPGAYGSKLDSVKDPSYQFKMEEPISNVEPFTVELIISGLSPGQIVSGYNVGMYLDGGMQVAKIQNENGDWPSSYGYSEAFTLAANESGIASKKLTIQVKKGVQGKVNLRLRKNSSKLYTTTVLVK